From one Gossypium hirsutum isolate 1008001.06 chromosome D08, Gossypium_hirsutum_v2.1, whole genome shotgun sequence genomic stretch:
- the LOC107909103 gene encoding probable protein phosphatase 2C 33 isoform X2: MAVVSQNFGSRTDTVFCGIFDGHGPYGHLVAKRVRDHLPLKLSAHWEANVSSEDVFRDFSLGSMTSENMSLLLVDKESRPSIDFLESEKHPDIFETLKESFLKAFKAMDRELRVHPSIDSFCSGTTAVTLVKQGPYLVIGNLGDSRAVLGTRDKNNMLTAVQLTVDLKPNLPAEAERIRRCKGRVFALHDEPEVTRVWLPNNDSPGLAMARAFGDFCLKDFGLISVPEITFRHLTENDEFVVLATDGIWDVLSNEEAVEIIASAPARSSAARALVEVAIRAWRYKYPTSKVDDCAVVCLFLDSNSNHLSTASNGNTEVQPTSKDQLDNDIEENNNLDVLTPLNQSGITRTEEETSLEGNEDPSMLENMNSDMGINWSALEGVSRVNTLVNLPRFIPEKEEKAGK; the protein is encoded by the exons ATGGCTGTTGTTTCCCAGAATTTTGGTTCGAGAACAGATACGGTATTCTGTGGTATTTTTGACGGGCACGGTCCGTACGGTCATTTGGTAGCAAAGAGGGTGAGAGACCATCTTCCGTTAAAGCTGAGTGCTCATTGGGAAGCTAATGTATCCAGTGAGGATGTTTTTAGAGACTTCAGTTTAGGAAGCATGACCTCTGAAAATATGTCTCTTTTATTGGTAGACAAGGAATCTAGGCCTTCCATAGATTTTCTGGAATCAGAAAAGCACCCCGATATCTTCGAGACGCTTAAAGAGTCTTTCCTTAAGGCTTTCAAAGCGATGGACAGGGAACTTAGGGTGCACCCAAGTATTGATAGCTTCTGCAGTGGGACAACGGCTGTAACTTTAGTCAAGCAG GGTCCATATCTTGTCATTGGAAATCTTGGGGACTCCAGAGCTGTGTTGGGTACGAGGGACAAAAACAATATGCTTACTGCAGTTCAGTTAACTGTTGATCTCAAACCGAATCTTCCCG CGGAAGCAGAGAGGATTCGAAGATGTAAAGGTCGTGTATTTGCTCTTCATGATGAACCTGAGGTTACCCGAGTTTGGCTACCAAACAATGATTCACCTGGCCTTGCCATGGCTCGGGCTTTCGGAGATTTTTGCCTAAAGGATTTTGGCCTGATCTCGGTGCCCGAAATAACTTTTCGGCACTTAACGGAAAATGACGAATTTGTTGTCTTGGCTACAGATGGG ATATGGGATGTCCTTTCAAATGAAGAAGCAGTAGAGATTATAGCATCTGCCCCAGCTCGTTCCTCTGCGGCTCGAGCATTAGTTGAGGTAGCAATCCGAGCTTGGAGATATAAATACCCAACTTCAAAAGTCGATGATTGTGCTGTTGTTTGCCTCTTCCTCGATTCTAATTCGAACCATTTGTCGACCGCTTCTAACGGCAATACCGAAGTGCAGCCAACTTCGAAGGACCAACTCGACAATGACATCGAGGAAAACAATAATCTCGATGTATTGACCCCTCTCAACCAGTCCGGGATCACCAGAACAGAAGAAGAAACATCCCTAGAAGGGAACGAAGATCCCTCGATGCTGGAGAATATGAATTCGGACATGGGAATAAATTGGTCTGCCCTCGAAGGGGTGTCTCGTGTCAATACGCTCGTTAATCTCCCGAGGTTTATTCCGGAAAAGGAGGAGAAGGCTGGGAAGTAA
- the LOC107907755 gene encoding serine carboxypeptidase 1 isoform X2, which produces MDKNMYSFISFCMLLLFSTFIEAAPNDSLITHLPGFNGDFPSKHYSGYVRIGKKNLFYYLVVSERNPGKDPVVLWLNGGPGCSSFDGFVYEHGPFNFQEGSPKGSLPTLHLNPYSWSKVSNIIYLDSPAGVGFSYSWNISEYITGDHKTATDTHAFLLKWFGLYPEFVSNPFYIAGESYAGIYVPTLSSEVVKGIKVGAKPTINFKGYMVGNGVCDPVFDGNALVPFTHGMALISDDIFQGVESSCGKNYSNPSKICDENIEKVYKAISDLNIYDILEPCYHDPTSQLSSKGNKSLPVSFQQLGATSKPLPVRTRIFGRAWPFRAPVKDGIVPLWPELAQTNSRDVPCFNDEVATLWLNDAKVRQAIHAQPENVSGTWELCTDRISYYHDAGSMILYHKTLTLQGYRALIYSGDHDMCVPYTGTQAWTRSLGYKTIIPWRSWMSNGQVSGYLQGYDHDITFLTIKGGC; this is translated from the exons ATGGATAAAAACATgtattctttcatttcattttgcATGTTATTGCTTTTTAGTACATTCATTGAAGCGGCTCCAAATGATTCTCTTATAACTCACCTACCTGGTTTCAATGGTGATTTTCCATCCAAACACTATTCTGG ATATGTGAGAATAGGGAAGAAGAATCTCTTCTATTACCTTGTAGTTTCAGAAAGAAACCCAGGGAAGGATCCAGTTGTGTTGTGGCTAAATGGTGGACCAGGTTGTTCTAGCTTTGATGGATTTGTTTATGAACATG GTCCTTTTAATTTTCAAGAGGGAAGCCCGAAAGGAAGCCTTCCCACATTACATCTCAATCCGTATAGTTGGTCTAAG GTCTCAAATATTATTTACCTAGACTCACCGGCCGGTGTCGGGTTCTCTTATTCTTGGAATATAAGCGAGTACATAACCGGAGACCATAAAACCGCAACCGATACACATGCCTTCCTCCTCAAG TGGTTTGGTCTCTATCCGGAGTTTGTTAGCAATCCGTTCTATATTGCCGGAGAGTCTTATGCCGGAATCTATGTGCCCACTCTTTCTTCCGAAGTGGTGAAAG GGATCAAAGTTGGTGCAAAGCCCACAATAAATTTCAAG GGTTACATGGTGGGAAATGGAGTGTGTGACCCTGTTTTTGATGGCAATGCTCTAGTCCCCTTTACACATGGGATGGCCCTTATTTCAGATGATATTTTTCAG GGAGTTGAATCTAGTTGTGGGAAAAATTATTCAAACCCTTCTAAGATTTGTGACGAAAATATAGAAAAAGTTTACAAG GCAATTTCCGACCTAAACATTTATGACATCCTTGAACCTTGCTACCATGATCCTACTTCACAACTAAGCTCAAAAGGAAACAAAAGCTTGCCAGTTAGCTTCCAACAATTAGGGGCTACATCGAAGCCTCTTCCGGTGAGGACTCGGATTTTCGGTCGTGCTTGGCCGTTTCGAGCACCGGTTAAGGATGGTATCGTCCCTTTATGGCCTGAACTAGCGCAAACGAACAGCCGCGATGTCCCCTGTTTC AATGATGAAGTTGCGacgctatggttgaatgatgcaAAAGTTAGGCAAGCTATTCATGCCCAACCG GAAAATGTATCCGGGACTTGGGAGTTATGTACCGATAGAATAAGCTATTACCATGATGCTGGGAGTATGATTCTGTACCATAAAACCCTAACACTCCAAGGTTATCGAGCACTTATTTACAG TGGAGACCATGATATGTGTGTGCCATACACTGGAACCCAAGCCTGGACCAGGTCACTCGGATATAAGACTATTATTCCATGGAGATCATGGATGTCTAATGGCCAAGTTTCTGG GTACTTGCAAGGATATGACCATGACATTACCTTTCTAACCATCAAG GGTGGGTGTTAA
- the LOC107909103 gene encoding probable protein phosphatase 2C 33 isoform X1: MGSCFSAESRSPLPGSPLSPHLANMKKRNSRKRLGSRGSSFEYRKDEALHRIPGRFFLNGSTDVASLFTQQGKKGTNQDAMIVWENFGSRTDTVFCGIFDGHGPYGHLVAKRVRDHLPLKLSAHWEANVSSEDVFRDFSLGSMTSENMSLLLVDKESRPSIDFLESEKHPDIFETLKESFLKAFKAMDRELRVHPSIDSFCSGTTAVTLVKQGPYLVIGNLGDSRAVLGTRDKNNMLTAVQLTVDLKPNLPAEAERIRRCKGRVFALHDEPEVTRVWLPNNDSPGLAMARAFGDFCLKDFGLISVPEITFRHLTENDEFVVLATDGIWDVLSNEEAVEIIASAPARSSAARALVEVAIRAWRYKYPTSKVDDCAVVCLFLDSNSNHLSTASNGNTEVQPTSKDQLDNDIEENNNLDVLTPLNQSGITRTEEETSLEGNEDPSMLENMNSDMGINWSALEGVSRVNTLVNLPRFIPEKEEKAGK, from the exons ATGGGGTCCTGCTTTTCTGCTGAAAGCAGGAGCCCTCTCCCTGGTTCGCCTTTATCTCCACATTTGGCGAACATGAAGAAGAGGAACTCGAGGAAGAGACTCGGTTCTCGAGGCTCTTCCTTCGAATACCGTAAGGACGAAGCGTTGCATAGGATTCCAGGGAGGTTTTTCTTGAATGGGTCCACTGATGTTGCTTCACTCTTTACTCAACAGGGCAAGAAAGGAACCAACCAAGATGCCATGATTGTTTGGGAG AATTTTGGTTCGAGAACAGATACGGTATTCTGTGGTATTTTTGACGGGCACGGTCCGTACGGTCATTTGGTAGCAAAGAGGGTGAGAGACCATCTTCCGTTAAAGCTGAGTGCTCATTGGGAAGCTAATGTATCCAGTGAGGATGTTTTTAGAGACTTCAGTTTAGGAAGCATGACCTCTGAAAATATGTCTCTTTTATTGGTAGACAAGGAATCTAGGCCTTCCATAGATTTTCTGGAATCAGAAAAGCACCCCGATATCTTCGAGACGCTTAAAGAGTCTTTCCTTAAGGCTTTCAAAGCGATGGACAGGGAACTTAGGGTGCACCCAAGTATTGATAGCTTCTGCAGTGGGACAACGGCTGTAACTTTAGTCAAGCAG GGTCCATATCTTGTCATTGGAAATCTTGGGGACTCCAGAGCTGTGTTGGGTACGAGGGACAAAAACAATATGCTTACTGCAGTTCAGTTAACTGTTGATCTCAAACCGAATCTTCCCG CGGAAGCAGAGAGGATTCGAAGATGTAAAGGTCGTGTATTTGCTCTTCATGATGAACCTGAGGTTACCCGAGTTTGGCTACCAAACAATGATTCACCTGGCCTTGCCATGGCTCGGGCTTTCGGAGATTTTTGCCTAAAGGATTTTGGCCTGATCTCGGTGCCCGAAATAACTTTTCGGCACTTAACGGAAAATGACGAATTTGTTGTCTTGGCTACAGATGGG ATATGGGATGTCCTTTCAAATGAAGAAGCAGTAGAGATTATAGCATCTGCCCCAGCTCGTTCCTCTGCGGCTCGAGCATTAGTTGAGGTAGCAATCCGAGCTTGGAGATATAAATACCCAACTTCAAAAGTCGATGATTGTGCTGTTGTTTGCCTCTTCCTCGATTCTAATTCGAACCATTTGTCGACCGCTTCTAACGGCAATACCGAAGTGCAGCCAACTTCGAAGGACCAACTCGACAATGACATCGAGGAAAACAATAATCTCGATGTATTGACCCCTCTCAACCAGTCCGGGATCACCAGAACAGAAGAAGAAACATCCCTAGAAGGGAACGAAGATCCCTCGATGCTGGAGAATATGAATTCGGACATGGGAATAAATTGGTCTGCCCTCGAAGGGGTGTCTCGTGTCAATACGCTCGTTAATCTCCCGAGGTTTATTCCGGAAAAGGAGGAGAAGGCTGGGAAGTAA
- the LOC107907755 gene encoding serine carboxypeptidase 1 isoform X1 → MDKNMYSFISFCMLLLFSTFIEAAPNDSLITHLPGFNGDFPSKHYSGYVRIGKKNLFYYLVVSERNPGKDPVVLWLNGGPGCSSFDGFVYEHGPFNFQEGSPKGSLPTLHLNPYSWSKVSNIIYLDSPAGVGFSYSWNISEYITGDHKTATDTHAFLLKWFGLYPEFVSNPFYIAGESYAGIYVPTLSSEVVKGIKVGAKPTINFKGYMVGNGVCDPVFDGNALVPFTHGMALISDDIFQGVESSCGKNYSNPSKICDENIEKVYKAISDLNIYDILEPCYHDPTSQLSSKGNKSLPVSFQQLGATSKPLPVRTRIFGRAWPFRAPVKDGIVPLWPELAQTNSRDVPCFNDEVATLWLNDAKVRQAIHAQPENVSGTWELCTDRISYYHDAGSMILYHKTLTLQGYRALIYSGDHDMCVPYTGTQAWTRSLGYKTIIPWRSWMSNGQVSGYLQGYDHDITFLTIKGAGHTVPEYKPMEALDFYSRWLDHKPI, encoded by the exons ATGGATAAAAACATgtattctttcatttcattttgcATGTTATTGCTTTTTAGTACATTCATTGAAGCGGCTCCAAATGATTCTCTTATAACTCACCTACCTGGTTTCAATGGTGATTTTCCATCCAAACACTATTCTGG ATATGTGAGAATAGGGAAGAAGAATCTCTTCTATTACCTTGTAGTTTCAGAAAGAAACCCAGGGAAGGATCCAGTTGTGTTGTGGCTAAATGGTGGACCAGGTTGTTCTAGCTTTGATGGATTTGTTTATGAACATG GTCCTTTTAATTTTCAAGAGGGAAGCCCGAAAGGAAGCCTTCCCACATTACATCTCAATCCGTATAGTTGGTCTAAG GTCTCAAATATTATTTACCTAGACTCACCGGCCGGTGTCGGGTTCTCTTATTCTTGGAATATAAGCGAGTACATAACCGGAGACCATAAAACCGCAACCGATACACATGCCTTCCTCCTCAAG TGGTTTGGTCTCTATCCGGAGTTTGTTAGCAATCCGTTCTATATTGCCGGAGAGTCTTATGCCGGAATCTATGTGCCCACTCTTTCTTCCGAAGTGGTGAAAG GGATCAAAGTTGGTGCAAAGCCCACAATAAATTTCAAG GGTTACATGGTGGGAAATGGAGTGTGTGACCCTGTTTTTGATGGCAATGCTCTAGTCCCCTTTACACATGGGATGGCCCTTATTTCAGATGATATTTTTCAG GGAGTTGAATCTAGTTGTGGGAAAAATTATTCAAACCCTTCTAAGATTTGTGACGAAAATATAGAAAAAGTTTACAAG GCAATTTCCGACCTAAACATTTATGACATCCTTGAACCTTGCTACCATGATCCTACTTCACAACTAAGCTCAAAAGGAAACAAAAGCTTGCCAGTTAGCTTCCAACAATTAGGGGCTACATCGAAGCCTCTTCCGGTGAGGACTCGGATTTTCGGTCGTGCTTGGCCGTTTCGAGCACCGGTTAAGGATGGTATCGTCCCTTTATGGCCTGAACTAGCGCAAACGAACAGCCGCGATGTCCCCTGTTTC AATGATGAAGTTGCGacgctatggttgaatgatgcaAAAGTTAGGCAAGCTATTCATGCCCAACCG GAAAATGTATCCGGGACTTGGGAGTTATGTACCGATAGAATAAGCTATTACCATGATGCTGGGAGTATGATTCTGTACCATAAAACCCTAACACTCCAAGGTTATCGAGCACTTATTTACAG TGGAGACCATGATATGTGTGTGCCATACACTGGAACCCAAGCCTGGACCAGGTCACTCGGATATAAGACTATTATTCCATGGAGATCATGGATGTCTAATGGCCAAGTTTCTGG GTACTTGCAAGGATATGACCATGACATTACCTTTCTAACCATCAAG GGAGCAGGGCATACAGTGCCGGAATACAAGCCAATGGAAGCATTAGACTTTTATAGCCGATGGTTGGATCATAAACCAATATGa
- the LOC107909104 gene encoding uncharacterized protein yields MSSASLSSALPPTASASAGSRRNPHLRIPKTLFTFHHPHHHHHPFLLRVTNETSRTEVSTTDPTNERLESDKIVDGMDFGELCNEFECISSPLVESTARQLVRDILELREGNRALGTYAVSVKYKDPVRSFTGREKYKRPLWITGALENPTVRVQEMVMLSTSVLNIKWTIQGKPKSFLAGIGGDLIIRVNSQFTLNQISGQVIEHEELWDLSSSSIIAQAFFWTSRRLFATVEAAKDLADGAKDLSTRFSTKQENTEVYPDPSGDPTKFFQRDDGFQRDVYQIALFLAVLYFVVQFLRTTL; encoded by the exons ATGAGTTCTGCTTCCCTTTCCTCCGCTCTCCCGCCCACCGCCTCTGCCTCCGCCGGTTCCCGCCGCAATCCCCACCTCCGGATTCCCAAAACCCTTTTCACTTTTCACCATCCTCATCATCATCACCACCCTTTTCTACTCAGAG TTACAAATGAAACTAGCAGGACTGAAGTGTCTACTACTGATCCTACCAATGAGAGATTGGAAAGCGATAAGATTGTTGATGGGATGGACTTCGGCGAGCTTTGCAACGAGTTCGAATGCATTAGTAGTCCCTTAGTCGAATCAACGGCAAGACAACTCGTACGTGACATCCTAGAGCTCCGAGAAGGGAACCGTGCGCTCGGAACATACGCTGTTTCTGTCAAATACAAG GATCCAGTCCGAAGTTTCACTGGCCGTGAGAAGTATAAGAGACCACTTTGGATAACCGGTGCTTTAGAAAATCCAACTGTG AGAGTGCAAGAAATGGTGATGCTATCGACGAGCGTACTTAACATCAAATGGACAATACAAGGAAAACCGAAGTCTTTCCTTGCTGGCATAGGCGGTGATTTGATAATTAGAGTTAATTCGCAGTTCACTTTGAACCAAATTAGTGGGCAGGTGATTGAACATGAAGAGCTGTGGGATTTATCATCTTCATCGATCATTGCTCAGGCATTTTTTTGGACATCCCGTCGTCTCTTTGCCACCGTCGAAGCGGCAAAGGACTTAGCCGATGGAGCCAAGGACTTGTCAACTCGTTTTTCAACTAAGCAAGAGAACACGGAGGTTTACCCGGACCCTTCCGGTGACCCAACTAAG TTCTTTCAAAGGGACGATGGATTCCAAAGAGATGTATACCAAATTGCATTGTTTCTGGCAGTCCTCTACTTTGTTGTACAGTTTCTAAGGACAACCCTTTAA